Proteins encoded in a region of the Elizabethkingia bruuniana genome:
- the ilvD gene encoding dihydroxy-acid dehydratase produces the protein MELNKYSKTITQDPTQPAAQAQLYALGLTDDDLRKAQVGIVSMGYDGNPCNMHLNGLSQHVKYGVWENDLVGLIFNTIGVSDGMSNGTDGMRYSLVSRDVIADSIETVCGAQYYDAVITVPGCDKNMPGSIIAMGRLNRPSIMVYGGTIAPGHYKGQDLNIVSAFEALGQKIAGQLDEEDFKGIVKNSCPGAGACGGMYTANTMASAIEAMGMSLPYSSSNPALSDEKKKECEAAGKYIKILMERDIKPSDIMTRKAFENAITVIMVLGGSTNAVLHFLAMAKSVGVPLTQDDFQKISDRVPVLADFKPSGKYLMEDLHKKGGVPAVMKYLLKEGLIDGSCLTVTGKTIAENLEDVPDLNFEEQDIIYPLENPLKKTGHLQILYGNLAEKGSVAKISGKEGEKFEGPARVFDGEKKLIEGISSGKVKSGDVVVIKNEGPRGAPGMPEMLKPTSAIIGAGLGKSVALITDGRFSGGTHGFVVGHVTPEAFDGGLIGLVEDNDIIEIDAVNNSLTLKVSDEEIAQRRANWQQPKLKVTSGVLYKYAKLVKDASQGCVTDED, from the coding sequence ATGGAACTAAACAAATATTCAAAGACAATTACACAAGATCCGACACAGCCGGCAGCGCAAGCTCAGTTATATGCTTTGGGCTTAACAGATGATGATTTAAGAAAAGCACAAGTCGGGATCGTGAGTATGGGATATGACGGGAATCCGTGTAATATGCATTTGAATGGTTTATCACAACATGTGAAATACGGTGTATGGGAGAATGATCTGGTAGGACTGATTTTCAATACAATTGGTGTAAGCGACGGGATGAGTAATGGTACAGACGGAATGCGTTATTCACTGGTAAGCAGAGATGTTATCGCGGATTCTATTGAAACAGTTTGTGGTGCGCAGTACTATGATGCTGTAATTACAGTGCCGGGATGTGATAAAAATATGCCAGGTTCTATTATTGCTATGGGAAGATTGAATCGCCCGTCTATTATGGTTTACGGTGGAACAATTGCTCCGGGGCATTACAAAGGCCAGGATCTGAATATCGTTTCTGCGTTCGAAGCTTTGGGGCAGAAAATTGCCGGCCAGCTGGATGAAGAAGACTTCAAAGGAATTGTGAAAAATAGTTGCCCGGGAGCTGGAGCATGTGGTGGAATGTACACTGCAAATACAATGGCATCCGCAATTGAAGCAATGGGAATGAGCCTTCCATATTCCAGTAGTAATCCTGCACTAAGTGATGAAAAGAAGAAAGAATGTGAAGCCGCAGGTAAATATATCAAGATCCTGATGGAAAGAGATATTAAGCCAAGTGATATTATGACGCGTAAAGCTTTTGAAAATGCAATTACCGTGATTATGGTTCTAGGCGGAAGTACAAATGCTGTATTACACTTTTTGGCAATGGCCAAAAGTGTGGGAGTTCCTCTTACTCAGGACGATTTCCAGAAAATTAGTGACAGAGTTCCAGTATTGGCAGATTTTAAACCTAGTGGTAAATATCTAATGGAAGATTTGCATAAAAAAGGTGGAGTACCAGCAGTAATGAAATATTTGCTGAAAGAAGGATTGATAGACGGAAGTTGTCTTACTGTTACCGGGAAAACAATTGCTGAGAATCTTGAAGATGTTCCGGATCTGAATTTTGAAGAACAGGATATTATTTATCCTCTTGAAAATCCTTTAAAGAAAACAGGTCACCTGCAAATCTTATACGGAAACCTAGCAGAAAAAGGAAGTGTTGCTAAAATCAGCGGCAAAGAAGGAGAAAAATTTGAAGGTCCTGCAAGAGTTTTTGATGGAGAGAAAAAACTAATAGAAGGAATTTCTTCCGGAAAAGTGAAAAGCGGAGATGTGGTCGTTATTAAAAATGAAGGACCAAGAGGTGCACCGGGAATGCCGGAAATGCTAAAGCCAACATCGGCCATTATCGGTGCCGGATTAGGAAAATCTGTAGCACTGATCACTGACGGAAGATTTAGCGGCGGTACCCATGGATTTGTCGTCGGGCATGTGACACCGGAAGCTTTTGATGGTGGCCTGATCGGATTAGTGGAAGACAATGATATTATTGAAATTGATGCTGTGAATAATAGCCTTACACTAAAAGTCTCTGATGAGGAAATTGCACAAAGAAGAGCAAACTGGCAGCAACCAAAACTAAAAGTGACCAGCGGAGTACTTTATAAATATGCTAAACTGGTAAAAGATGCATCGCAGGGATGCGTAACAGACGAAGATTAA
- the ilvB gene encoding biosynthetic-type acetolactate synthase large subunit, giving the protein METTQIQDKAIQTDSKNLFKEGDTISGSQALLDALVAEGVHTIFGYPGGAIMPIYDALYDFQDTLKHILVRHEQGGIHAAQGYARTSGEVGVAFATSGPGATNLVTGLADAQIDSTPLVCITGQVFAHLLGTDAFQETDVINVTMPVTKWNYQVTDATQLPAVLAKAFFIARSGRPGPVLIDITKNAQLQQFEYPGYTKCDHLRSYRPKPIVRNEYIERAAEIINEAKKPFVIFGQGVILGKAEKDFLNFIEKGNFPAAWTIMGESAIPTDHPLGVGMLGMHGNYGPNVLTNECDVLIAIGMRFDDRVTGRLDKYAKQAQVIHLDIDPAEVDKNVKTTVPVWGDCKETLPLLTKLIKSNDHSEWLAEFRKYEAEEEKQCIQPEKNPEGEVLSMAEVLEALNELTNGDAVIVTDVGQHQMVACRYAKFNQTRSNITSGGLGTMGFGLPAAIGAKYGAPDRTVVAIAGDGGFQMTLQELGTIMQYDIDVKILILNNEFLGMVRQWQELFNDRRYSSVNITSPNFVALAGAYGIHGNSVKVRTDLKAALKTMLEHKGSYLLEVMVGKENNVFPMVPQGCSVAEIRLK; this is encoded by the coding sequence ATGGAAACGACTCAGATACAAGATAAAGCAATACAAACAGATAGTAAAAACTTATTTAAAGAAGGAGATACAATTTCCGGTTCTCAGGCCCTATTGGATGCATTAGTTGCTGAAGGTGTACATACTATTTTTGGTTATCCCGGAGGAGCAATTATGCCGATTTATGATGCATTATACGATTTTCAGGATACGCTAAAACATATTTTAGTACGTCATGAGCAAGGCGGAATTCATGCAGCGCAGGGATATGCCCGTACGAGTGGAGAAGTGGGTGTTGCGTTTGCAACTAGCGGTCCGGGTGCTACCAATTTAGTAACCGGATTAGCTGATGCCCAGATAGATTCAACACCGCTTGTATGTATTACCGGGCAAGTATTTGCACATCTTTTGGGAACAGATGCATTTCAGGAAACTGATGTAATCAATGTAACTATGCCAGTTACCAAGTGGAATTATCAGGTAACGGATGCTACGCAGCTGCCAGCGGTTTTAGCAAAAGCATTTTTTATCGCGCGTTCCGGAAGACCAGGACCTGTACTAATAGATATTACTAAAAATGCTCAGTTGCAACAATTTGAATATCCGGGATATACGAAGTGTGATCATTTACGCAGTTATCGTCCGAAGCCAATTGTAAGAAACGAATATATTGAAAGAGCCGCTGAAATTATTAATGAGGCTAAAAAACCATTTGTAATCTTTGGACAGGGAGTCATTCTTGGAAAAGCAGAAAAAGACTTTCTCAATTTTATTGAAAAAGGAAATTTTCCGGCTGCATGGACTATTATGGGGGAAAGTGCAATTCCTACCGATCATCCTTTAGGAGTTGGTATGTTGGGGATGCATGGTAATTACGGACCAAATGTTTTAACAAACGAATGTGATGTTTTAATTGCTATAGGCATGCGTTTCGATGACCGTGTAACCGGACGATTGGACAAATATGCAAAACAGGCACAGGTGATTCATCTGGATATAGATCCTGCAGAAGTAGATAAAAATGTAAAAACTACCGTTCCGGTTTGGGGAGATTGTAAAGAAACTTTGCCTCTTCTTACTAAGCTTATAAAAAGTAATGATCATAGCGAATGGCTTGCTGAATTCAGAAAGTATGAAGCTGAAGAAGAAAAGCAATGTATACAACCGGAAAAAAATCCTGAAGGAGAAGTATTATCCATGGCAGAAGTTCTGGAAGCTCTGAATGAGCTTACCAATGGAGATGCTGTTATTGTAACAGATGTTGGGCAGCACCAGATGGTAGCTTGCCGCTATGCAAAGTTTAATCAAACACGTTCTAATATTACTTCCGGTGGCTTAGGGACAATGGGGTTTGGACTTCCTGCAGCTATCGGTGCTAAATACGGCGCTCCTGACAGAACTGTAGTAGCCATTGCGGGAGATGGTGGTTTTCAGATGACTTTACAGGAACTGGGAACTATTATGCAATATGATATAGATGTGAAAATACTGATTCTGAACAATGAATTCCTTGGGATGGTGAGACAATGGCAAGAGCTGTTTAATGACCGCAGATATTCATCTGTAAATATTACAAGTCCAAACTTTGTAGCATTAGCCGGAGCTTATGGAATTCATGGTAATTCTGTTAAAGTTCGTACTGATCTGAAGGCAGCATTGAAAACGATGCTGGAGCATAAAGGTTCTTATTTACTAGAAGTAATGGTAGGAAAAGAAAATAATGTATTTCCAATGGTTCCGCAAGGATGTAGTGTAGCAGAAATCAGATTGAAATAA
- the ilvN gene encoding acetolactate synthase small subunit has product MKQQYTITVYAEDQIGLLARITIIFSRRKINIDSLNTSASEIPGIHRFTILIDETEEVVRKLCRQIEKQVEVLKAYYDTDQEIVWQEMALFKVPTKQVTEKMVVERLLREYGARVLAIREDFTVFETTGHKEETEKLIKVFENYGLIEFVRSARIAIIKKSEGFHKKIKEFEAKEPGEEVQENEFLNENEKVFTM; this is encoded by the coding sequence ATGAAACAACAATATACAATCACCGTTTATGCCGAAGATCAGATAGGCTTATTAGCCCGTATCACAATCATATTTTCCAGAAGAAAAATCAATATAGACAGCCTTAATACATCCGCTTCTGAAATTCCAGGAATTCACCGTTTCACTATTTTAATTGATGAGACCGAAGAAGTGGTGCGCAAACTATGTCGCCAGATTGAAAAACAAGTAGAAGTATTGAAGGCATATTATGATACAGACCAGGAAATTGTATGGCAGGAAATGGCATTGTTCAAGGTTCCGACTAAACAGGTTACTGAAAAAATGGTAGTAGAACGACTGTTACGTGAATATGGAGCGCGGGTTCTGGCGATCAGAGAAGATTTTACTGTTTTCGAAACGACCGGACACAAGGAAGAAACGGAAAAGCTAATTAAAGTTTTTGAAAACTATGGCCTCATAGAATTTGTTCGCAGTGCACGCATTGCAATCATTAAAAAAAGTGAAGGCTTCCACAAAAAAATTAAAGAATTTGAGGCAAAAGAACCTGGCGAAGAAGTTCAGGAAAATGAATTCTTAAATGAAAACGAGAAGGTTTTCACAATGTAA
- the ilvC gene encoding ketol-acid reductoisomerase — translation MATINFGGVEEKVVTREEFPLEKAREVLSHETVAVIGYGVQGPGQALNQKDNGVNVIVGQRKNSKSWDKAVADGFVPGETLFEIEEALEKGTIICYLLSDAAQIELWPTVQKNLTPGKALYFSHGFGITFNEQTGIVPPKDVDVFLVAPKGSGTSLRRMFLQGRGLNSSYAIYQDATGKAKDRVVALGIAVGSGYLFETDFRKEVFSDLTGERGTLMGAIQGIFAAQYEVLRANGHSPSEAFNETVEELTQSLMPLVAENGMDWMYANCSTTAQRGALDWWKKFRDASKPVFEELYESVATGKESQRSIDSNSQTDYREKLNQELADLQQSEMWQAGKAVRSLRPENQNV, via the coding sequence ATGGCAACAATTAATTTCGGAGGAGTAGAAGAAAAGGTAGTAACAAGAGAAGAGTTTCCTTTAGAAAAAGCAAGAGAGGTACTTAGTCATGAGACAGTAGCTGTTATCGGTTATGGAGTACAAGGGCCTGGGCAGGCACTAAACCAAAAAGACAATGGTGTTAATGTTATCGTTGGACAGCGTAAAAACTCTAAAAGTTGGGATAAAGCTGTTGCAGACGGATTTGTTCCTGGGGAAACATTGTTCGAAATCGAAGAAGCACTAGAGAAAGGTACTATTATTTGCTATTTATTAAGCGATGCTGCACAAATCGAGTTGTGGCCAACAGTACAAAAGAATTTAACACCAGGTAAAGCATTATATTTCTCTCACGGTTTCGGAATTACTTTCAATGAGCAAACAGGAATTGTTCCTCCAAAAGATGTAGATGTGTTCTTAGTAGCGCCTAAAGGTTCGGGAACGTCATTGCGTCGTATGTTCCTTCAGGGAAGAGGGCTTAACAGTTCTTATGCAATCTATCAGGATGCTACAGGTAAAGCTAAAGACCGCGTAGTAGCATTAGGTATTGCTGTAGGTAGTGGTTATTTGTTTGAAACAGATTTCAGAAAAGAAGTTTTCTCCGATCTTACAGGAGAAAGAGGGACGTTAATGGGAGCTATCCAAGGGATTTTTGCTGCACAATACGAAGTGTTAAGAGCCAATGGACACTCGCCATCAGAAGCTTTTAATGAAACTGTTGAAGAATTGACACAATCTTTAATGCCATTAGTAGCAGAAAACGGAATGGACTGGATGTATGCAAACTGTTCTACAACCGCACAAAGAGGTGCTTTAGACTGGTGGAAGAAATTCAGAGATGCAAGTAAGCCTGTGTTCGAAGAGCTATATGAAAGTGTAGCAACCGGAAAAGAATCTCAGCGTTCTATTGACAGTAACTCACAAACGGACTACCGTGAGAAACTAAACCAGGAATTAGCCGATCTTCAGCAAAGCGAAATGTGGCAGGCTGGTAAGGCTGTTCGTAGCCTTCGCCCGGAAAACCAGAATGTATAA
- the ilvA gene encoding threonine ammonia-lyase IlvA has protein sequence MMMNLNFSEAAQRVKDVVIHTPLQLNLNLSKKYNCNVYLKREDLQVVRSYKLRGAYNMMKSLSADELKKGVVCASAGNHAQGVAYSCNRMGVKGVIFMPSITPKQKIDQTRMFGDSNIEIILTGDTFDDCAAAAKIYTEEKGMVFIPPFDHERIIEGQGTVGVELYDDLKNIDYIIIPNGGGGLCAGISTFVKSVSPETKIIGVEPEGAPSMTLALKERQPKEVPSIDRFVDGAAVKKVGQLTYNICSQNLDDMLLVPEGKVCTTILQLYNKDAIVVEPAGALSVAVLDQLKEEIKGKNVVCIISGSNNDIDRMQEIKERSLLYEGLKHYFVLEFPQRPGALKEFVTNIMGENNDITYFQFSKKNNKESGPAVIGIEVEAPEDFENLKKRMDQNMLKYTYLNNDQLLFNNLIG, from the coding sequence ATGATGATGAATTTAAATTTTTCAGAAGCGGCACAACGAGTCAAAGACGTTGTGATCCATACGCCTCTTCAGCTTAATCTGAATCTTTCGAAGAAATACAATTGTAATGTTTATCTGAAAAGAGAAGATCTTCAGGTTGTACGCTCCTATAAATTAAGAGGAGCTTATAATATGATGAAATCTTTATCTGCGGATGAGCTAAAAAAAGGAGTTGTATGTGCTAGTGCAGGAAATCATGCACAGGGGGTTGCTTATAGCTGTAACAGAATGGGAGTAAAAGGAGTGATATTTATGCCAAGTATTACACCAAAACAAAAAATTGACCAGACCAGGATGTTTGGAGATTCCAACATCGAGATTATTCTGACCGGTGATACTTTCGATGACTGTGCAGCAGCAGCTAAAATTTACACTGAAGAAAAAGGAATGGTATTCATTCCGCCTTTTGATCATGAACGAATTATTGAAGGACAAGGAACTGTAGGTGTAGAATTGTATGATGATCTGAAGAATATAGATTATATTATTATTCCAAACGGGGGCGGAGGTTTGTGTGCTGGCATAAGTACATTTGTGAAATCCGTAAGTCCGGAAACAAAAATTATTGGGGTTGAGCCTGAAGGTGCGCCATCCATGACTTTAGCACTGAAAGAGAGACAGCCAAAAGAAGTTCCTTCAATAGATAGATTTGTAGACGGAGCAGCTGTAAAGAAAGTCGGGCAGCTTACCTATAATATATGCAGTCAGAATCTGGATGATATGTTATTGGTTCCTGAAGGGAAAGTATGTACTACCATTTTACAGTTATATAATAAGGATGCAATCGTAGTTGAGCCTGCCGGAGCTCTTTCTGTAGCTGTACTGGACCAGCTTAAAGAAGAAATAAAAGGTAAAAATGTAGTTTGTATAATTAGCGGAAGCAATAATGATATTGACAGGATGCAGGAAATAAAAGAGCGTTCCTTATTATATGAAGGCTTAAAACATTATTTTGTTTTGGAATTTCCTCAGCGTCCAGGTGCCTTAAAAGAATTTGTCACCAATATTATGGGAGAAAATAATGATATTACCTACTTTCAGTTTTCTAAAAAGAATAATAAAGAAAGTGGCCCTGCGGTAATAGGTATTGAGGTAGAAGCCCCTGAAGACTTTGAGAATCTGAAAAAAAGAATGGATCAGAATATGCTGAAATATACCTATCTTAATAATGATCAGCTTCTGTTTAATAACCTTATTGGGTAG